A segment of the Labrus mixtus chromosome 15, fLabMix1.1, whole genome shotgun sequence genome:
GGATGAGGGGAATATTGCCACAATTGAAGCCCCTTTGGAAGAAGCCTGCAAAGAAACATCTGCTCCATCTTTGGTTAGTCTTGAATGCATGGAACAAATGGATTCAGACCGTGTCATCTCTGAGGAGTCGGCTGAGGAGAGTTCAAGCTCTCTTGAGCAACAACCAATAACCAAAGGGCTCATTGTAAAAATTGAGGACACAAAGGAATCAGCGGTCATAGCTACCATCAAGAAGATTGAAGTTACAGAAAACATAGCTGTTGAACCTGTACTTGAGCAAGAAGATGTGCCACAGATGGATGCCAAAGAGGAGCCTGTGCCTAATGTTTCAGTTCAAGAGGAACTTGTAGAGGAGATCATCGGCCCAGTTGAGGTGCCATTGGAAGATGCTCTTAAAGAATCtgtttttccatctgttgtTGCAGTGGAATGTATTGAACTAACTGATTAAAATCCTGTCTTTTCTCCAGAGCCTTCAGACACTTGAGCAGGAACCAAAAACAGAAGACCTCCTGGTAACGTTGCAGGACCGTCAAGACTCTGTAGTCCAAGTCATTTCAGAAAAGGTTGACATTACAGAACAAATAGAAGTAAAACAAGCAGATGTGCCATTGATGGATGTCGTTGATGAGTCCGAGCCTTGGGTTTCTGTCCAAGAGGTACTTGGTGAGGATGAAGTCGTCCCATTCGTTGTTTTAAACCCTGACATTTCTGAGCTGGATTCAAGCCATCTCGAggggaaacaaaaaacagagaagataaTGGTAATTCATGAAATATCTGAAGCCTTGAACCCTAAAGATTCTCAAGCAGCCACTTTAGATGACAGTGTGGTAGAGTTTGTTGATATCATTCTTGAGACCATTGTTGAAGATATCATTAAAGAAGATGTCGCAGCAGAGTTATTGCAAGAGACCACTACAGAGATGGAGACCAAAGAGAACTCAACAGAGTCAACAGTGAACTCACAAAGTTCAGCAATGACTGAGGATACAAGTTCAGACATGGAAGACTTACTTGTTCATCTGCAGTCAGTTTGTACATCAGTTGTTGCAGAATCAGAATACGGGCTCAGTGGCTTAGAAATGTCTTCAGTGGGACACAGTATTACTGTTAATATTTACGTCGTTCCAAAGGAAgtacttcagtaaaaaaaattttaacattgtttttgtcttagAAACAGTCTACCTCTTTAGAATAGTTTTTCATCAATAATGCAACTGGATTGTAATATTTTTGAATAATGATACTTtcgtttgtttgtatttatcatGTTCTCGAAGTTCACATATACTGAAGCGTTTTccaataaaatctaaaatgaaaacttgaaaaaatCTCATTCCTTCATGATAGTTTGTACGAATGTTTCATcagtacaaaatgaaaattACTGCCGAGTATCAAGGCcacattaagagaaaaaaaaagagattgaagTCATAATACTTTGAGAGTAAGGTAATGATATTACAAAAGTTATTGTGAGAACAAAGTTGTAATATTTTGATAATAAAGTCTTGATATTAAGAGAAAAACGTTGTAATTTAAGGCTAATGTTAGCCTGTATGCTATGTTGAAAGGTAATATCAGAAGAGCGGCCCTGCTAAAATAATGGACATGGAGCATCTTATGGagttatactttagtaaaggGTTCACGATGGACTGAATATAACTTCTTTTCAGTGCAGGCAGCCTGTTGCTCTTCTTATAATCCCCTGAAAAATAACATATAACGCTAACCAAAGCcaaaaataatgactttaatctcacaatattttgactttttcccaatatttttttcttcaatgtgGCCTCTGTCATAAAAATAGTACCTGCTTTCAAAATAGAAAGACAATAAGAGAAGTAGAAGTAATTataattttagttttaaaaaggtTAATTCTTATCAGGctacagtgaaggaaaatttAAACAAATGGGTTCTTTTCAAATGATCTTGAAATCATTGTTGGTCAATTGTTTTCTTAAACACATAAGACATATTTTTCATCCTAAGGACACAGCAAGGTATTTGGTTCTCCTCACATTTCTTTGGGCATAACTCTCACACATTGTTGAATATCAATGAGTGAGGGGTGGGACAGACACATTAATAAAAGGGTGATTGTTGACAATGCTGTGAGTAGGCAGAGGCATGGTTGGAATTGTGCTCCCATCTCAATGCTGCGATTAAGACACTCACTGCTTGCATATCAGCGCCGCTGCTCTAACATAATTCTGAAAGGCTAATTCTTTGTGATGGTGTATAGGAGACAGCTAACGTAGGGCAAGAACCAGAGCCGGAACCAACACCAGAACCAGAGTCATCACCAGAGCCGGAAAGTGTGACTCCAGACCCGagtgcagaggaagaaaaagctCCTGAACCAGAGACGGAAAACAGTGAACCTGAGGACAAGCAAGAGGAGAGTATCCCAGAAGAGAATCCAGTTATGAACTTCTTCAAAACACTAGTAAGTGGATACATTTCAAGTTCTGTTTATGCGCACTTCATATTGTTAATTGCTGCTCTTGTTAAATTTGGCAGCTTTGGGGAAATTAATCAAACATTAGCCGCAATCAAAACTGTACCAACAAATGCACGTTTGAAATCTTCAACTTGAAGTAGGGGCAAACAAATACcaacacaacagaaaatgaGGAAAACATCTTCTTACAATTGCTTTTAACTGAAGCAAAGACATACGCTAATATATATATGAAGTGTTGATAACACTGATCATACATGTAGACAAGATGTGTTAcagttatttttgtgtgtgtgtttgtgtttgatttgtcttattttatgtTGAGATATGTGCCAAAAAGCGAGTTTTTTTGGTAGTAAAGGTATCCATAACTCAAATCTGCCATGATGACCGAGGCCTGATGGAAAACGTACAACAAGCAGCTATTGTATTTCCTCTTCATCGTGCTGTCTTTTGGACTCAGGCCGTTTTAAAGAGTTACCATTGCCCTAGCCCCATGCTAATCAAGTCTTTGAACATGCGGGAATGTGGCGGCCTATTGTTCAACCCATAGTGTGAGCTCACAAGGGAGGCCTGTGCTGTTGGAAGTTGAGATTTGTGAAGATAGAGCGAGGGCAGGCCTACGCCATCTCCGGAGCACAATGGCTGTCACAATGACAgcgcatgtactgtatgtgctctGTCAGGGACCTCAGTGTGCACTCTGTGGGGCCTCAGTTAGTGTATCATAAAGGCCTATGTCTGCGTTTATGAAAGGCTTCTGTTTTATCTaagtaattatttttctctccctgttACATCAGCTATACAAGCGGAAtcttttacactgcagcttcatcatttaaaataacataacGAGCCACATTTGATGACGCTATTTCTTCTTATTTCCTTGAAGTGGGttaatgttttcttctcttgttgCACAGGTGACTCCCACTAAAACGACCAAAAAGGAaacagctgctcctgctgctgctgctgctcaggtaATCTTATTTAATAAAGCTTTATCGAACACTAAAATACACTGTTACATGAGTTTGGCACCATGGCTTTGATATTGTTGTTTGACCAGCTTTTATTATCCGTCAGTATGTCACGCTTATTTTGATTTATAAGGCTGTTTATGTGAATTAATTGAAGCTCAGGGTTGATTGCTGATATACTGAATATTGCAGGTTTTGgacatgcacacagtttttgttgaTTGCTTGCATCAATTTCTGTTTGATCCTGCTTGTGGTTGAATCAAGGATGTCTTTAGTTACAATttcatttgaaacaacaaaTATCATTTTTAGGCCATGCACACGAGCTATTGTAAGGTATGTGAGCTGCAGTGCTGCCCGGGGTGAACCGACTCTCCATTAAGAACAGCATGAACTGATTTATGTATTATGAATAAAGTTGCTTATTGACAAATTTATCTCAGGCGTGTGACGATGCATTTGTTGCAGAGGGGGTTGCATTGCCATATCGCACTatgctgatatttttttttgcttgatttccctaactgcatttttttcctgttgctTATTAGCCCCCAAAGGAGAGCCAACCAGCTGCAACCACTACTGTGAGCACATTGCCTATAAAGTTACAGATCTTGCAGTGAAAGTAAAACTTTACTGGACACTGTTGTCTTCAGTTAACTTGTTGCTTTATTTGCcagttttgcattttgcataCTAACGCCACTGGtaatactttattgatgccTGCAGTTATTATCTCACATATAATTTTCACTGTGTATCTTTAAAAGTTGATGTTAGTCTGGGTGTATTCCATAGCAACACATTGTTTTAATGCCCGCTCTCTCCCCTGAATAGGTTGCACAAGTATCTGAACCGCCCGCAGCATCCAAAGGAATGTCTATCCCGCCGCCACCTCCTCCAGAGCCACCAAAAATGGAAATTAAAGCCGAACCAGCAGCCAAACCTGTCAAATCCTCACCAAAAGTGgaaccaaaagctgctgcaaaaGAACCTGAGCCCGCAAAGGGAAAATCTGCCAAAGATGCACTGAGCAAATTCTTCCGtccaaaggtaaaaaaaaacccagcaaacTGGAGAAAGCAGATTATTCATATAGACTTTTGAGTTGATGTtccactgtgtttgttttcatgaagtagtgtGAAACATGATGTATGTGAATTTGAGGTACTGATAGGTTTCAAGGCACCAAAAGGCAAGGGTGCTTCAAGTGGAGCCTCGGCCAAGCCTGCAGCAGGGGTACGGTAGATTATCGTATTCTAAAACTGACCGTCGCTTATCCCGTTACTAACTGCACAAGAGCTGTTTGTCTGGACGTGGCAGAAACTGAACAATTTCCCTTTGTCGTAAAATAATTGGGTTTTTGCAATATTAATGTGACTTTGACCAAAAGATATCTTTGGGGGAAAAATCTTATTAGTACCACTGTTTCTTCCACAGTCCACATTCTATTCCCATTTGTGATTCATTGCATTACAAAAACAATTGCTTGACATTTTGGGAGGTAAACCTTTTGGCTTTGCCTTGAGTCTGATGAGAATCAATACCACTCTATTTTCTGTACTAGAGCTGGAAGGtaattagcctagcttagcatagacATTGGGAAAAGGGTAAACTAGATTACCTTGCTGGTCCCTGAACATCTCTACAGcttacatttaaacatatttgtttcatttatgtTGCCTATTTGTTCATCACGGTCCCTGTTAGTTAGACAGGAAACCAAAGGAGGCTCAATGAAGTCCCTGCACCGAGCCGTTAATAACTGACAAATTGTTGCATTAGATGATTGCTTAATTTTAAGCTATGCAGGTGATATTGTGCATctgcagtggcggttctagattCTGTTGGGGCTCTAGGCAAAAGATTCACAGTGACCTGTCCAATCAGCATTACTGACTGTTATGtcataaacaatttaaaaaaacattttttttatttttatttttattactcCCAAATTGGCATTggtattatttttaaaatatagataTGAAGAACTTTAAAAACCTTAATTTTCCTTCATTGACTTTCATCAACAAATTTAGGTTTTACCAGCAATAATTCATGTGTCATTTAGCGGCCCacagagagtgagtgctgtcagatggggcccccttaaggaggtttcctactgtcattgaaagaacattttgagccactgctgtggttgaGAGTTTGGGGTTCCCTAACTGACATGGGGCCcgaagcagttgcctgccttgtcTATTGACAAGCAGTGCCTATATGTGAACTTTGGATTAAATCTGGCTAGCTGTTTCCTTCTGCTTCCAGTTtttatgctatgctaagctaagctaagctaagctaagctaatcaaCCCCTGTCTTTAGGCCCATACTCAGCCCACAAACAGAGAATGGTACTGAccttctcatctctctctctcatcgaCCAATCGTGTGGTTATTCCCAAAATCGTCAAACAGGTTCTAACATGCTGAGAAATTGCATAATCAGAACCTCTCTTCGTAAAGgacatttctttctgtctttttggcTTTTACTAACATTAACGCTTCCTTCACTGTCCTGCAGACAAGCAAGAACCCACCAGAGCCAACAGTAGAGGTAGATGCACAACCGGTTGTAGAAGTCAAGGTAAACTAGAAAGAAAATGCTGGACCTCCTGAGCTCTTGATTAGAATGTATGCACGTTTGAAATAGTTGTTTAAAGTAATCATTTGAAAGATACCAGCCGTGTACATAACAAATGTGTACACACAATCATATACATTGAATTTCAGCATCTTAATTTGCATCTCTTTAGAGTAAACAGTAGTTTTGATCCACAGGAGTCACCAGTGGAGGAGCCAGAGCCAGTTGTAGAAGTTCAGGTAAATCAAAGGAGAGCTCTTAATCATGGGGTCTTATCTTTTTCAGGGAGCGGGATAATCCTCTGATCCTGTGATTCAGATCATAATTAGTATGCTCAATCTTCAGAGAGTTTGATATGAATGCCTTTTAATGTGGGGTTTGACATAgttgctttgattttttttttttaaacgattACATTGAATTACAGCATTTTCATGTTGCCGCTTTAATTTGCATCTCTTGAGAACATAACAAAGTAGTTTTGCTCTGCAGGAGACACCAGTGGAGGTGCCTGAGCCCGTTGTAGAAGTCCAGGTAAATCAAAGGGAGAGCTCTCAATCctggggtttttcgtctttttagGGAGCGGAATAATCCTCTGATcctgtgttttataaaaaacCAATATGTTCTGATGTCTGATTAATTTTGCATCTGCTCAGagtgaaaatatatttgaacCTCCTGAGACAGCGGAGGAGGCGGCACAGCCGGCTGTAGAGGACAGTCAGCAGGTAAATCAGCAGGAAGTGCTGGGGAATATtaattcttcattttcttctctctgcaggccCCTCTGACATGATGTTGTACAAGATGAACCAAATATTATGCTGAACAGATATAACCTCTCATTCATTCCAGACTGCACACGTGAAAATTTGACATTTgcagtttgagaaaaaaaaaaaaaacacatttatttattggttCCATCATGACAGACGAGTCAGCTCGTGATTTATTACCTTTCTCGAGAACTTGAAACGATGGGGAAGCAAATAATGTTCTTCCCTGCAGATTGTTGAAGATGTGGAGGTACCACAAGCAGAGGTAGAAACCGAGGTAAATTAAAGGACTTCCACATTTTGGGAAATATAGTAAACTTACCTGACTTCTCGCTGAtaacaaaatgagaaaacaagtACACTCATATCTGCCTGTAAGTACGAGGCGACAGTTTGCACCCTTAGCATTCAAACTGGAAACAGGTTGAAAGTTAGCTCTGTCGGAAGCTAACTAAATCTGCCTGCTAGCGCTTCAAAAGCTTGCTAATTAACATGCTTTAACCCATGAACCCAGAGCTTTTTGGTTGAACTTTTCCATTTGGCTTTAAAActaagaataaaaacaagaaaaagaacatgttaGATGGTGATATTACCCAAACACAGGCTACTTTCCCTGTTTCCATTCTttgagctaagctaagctaagctaagctaaacgtCTCCTGTCTCATTTTTGAGGTTTGAAATTGGATCAGCTGTTTTATCTTTTGGAAGTAGACAAATTAGTTTATTTCCCAAAGTGTTGAAATACTCATTTAAGGTCatatccttttctttttacgGACAATGGCATTCTTGACTTTTGTGCATGACGGAGTGGGTATCTTGGCTCTTAGAGGGACTGCTTCTTATCAGGTTTGTTGGCCTCTTTTCCTGCTCTGAGCCTGaattactttctttttcttccacatCTTACCTCTTCTTTCACTTCTCAGGTGGCAGCTCCATGCCCTCCCTCTGTCAGCTCCAATGACGGCCATGCATTAAACTCCCTAAAGAGATCATGATttgcattttcttcttctccgaTCTTTTGATAAAAGAAGGTGGATCCCTCGAAAGCCGGCACTCTGGAGGCTGCTGCGAAACCGGAACTGCCGCCGCCTGTTCAGGAAGAGAAGAAACCGCCCGCAAAATCAgctttcctgtctttcttcaagCCTAAAGTAAGCACCATTTATTGCTCTCTACAATGTCTACGATTCTGAGCATGAATTGTGATTGCATTactaaacagacagtaacagaTGAATGTGAATTTGAGGTACTGTTAGACAACATGACCACAAAAGTCCAGGCAGCCTCCACAAGTGGAGTTCGGTTCCTCAGGAGAACAACTGGAGTGGTAAATATAGAAAGATTCTGGCTTGAGATAATCTCAGCTGCTTATTTAACCAGCGTTATTTCATTTAATACATCTGGTTTCCAACCTGCTCTAAAACCACTTTGTTGGCTGAAGTGCTTCTATGATTATCCCTCATAATGTCGCTGTCACACTTGATCCTAACTTCCTGGTTGGTACAccttaatatttttttcaagttttaaatCTGATGTCATCACAAAGGCCATTTGCATTTGTGAGTGGAGaggtacggaagccctaagtggacatgaatcaaaacattttatttactccgTTTTCTGTGATAACgagtttttctccttttctgtttcaAGATCTCGACTTAATTATTTCGTATCTCCAGAGatgcaaaagcacaaaacaaacatattaaacctaaaaggcttaatatgcgattttttgatccagcagatgtcgcccttcagcaccagcatgaaaccaaaacaactcgcgctgcattgttgtgttagcatgctaatgctagcgatctttattatgctcgtatcttcacactgcatgtaaatttacctgaaatgagcgtgatctagaaacacagttaatcagtgagtacagtatgttattcttcttttctctagtccctcaattaaacaacttttatacacgaggggaggagtcagccggccggccgggcgatgtcaacaaactgaagataggattctgaaaactctgaaaacatcacagacagtgggactcgggtgttacacccattgtagacagtcatgactcacagagttattttcagaggatatacttgatttatattctatttaagtgtgaaaaatcacatataaagactttaaatatagTCTAAACTGACCTTTTCATTAGTGTGTGCAATGGCAGCATAAGCATGTCGCGGTCTGGCCATCACAGTGATCAGcctattattttgttttccagatCGATCAtccataaaatcaaataaaacaagcttTGTTGTCTCAAGATAATGAGATAAATCAATCTGTTATAGTGGGAAAACTCGCTTTGTTATCCCGAGCGCATGAAAATAACTTGAGATCTCATGAAATCAACTGAAGTTAAGTCATTGTCAAGTGAAAAGCAGTGTTGTTATCTCCAGGTACTGAGTTCAGTTAGCTGAGTTCTTGAGATAACAACCAGAAATTTCTTGTCATCACTGGAAAACCGagtaaatcaaatgtatggaTGTTTGTCCTATTAGGGCTTCCGTAGAGAGGCAAATGTGTGGGCCAGACATTTGAGCCGCTGCTTCTCCAGGAACAGGAATAATTCAGTTTTTCATTCACAACACTTTCAGGCTGACTCCAAGAAGGCGGCCCCTGCCcccgctgcagcagcagcagaagcagcagctcagacagCCAAAGCCAAAGAGGAACCCAAAGCAGCGGTCAAAGAGGCGGTCGTAGAAAACAAACCAGCTTCAGGGGACTCCCCGGCTGGAGACGACGCCGCCAACGTGCCCGCCAAACTGGAGAAGAGAAACTCCATCCACAAGTTCTTTAAACATCTGGTAAGGAGAGCGTTATTTACCCCCCCTCACAGTGCCAGCTCTGCAGATATCATGTTTATTCAGGATGtctccactagatggcagcagcaACTTGTGAAGTAACTAAAGGTGTGGGCTCTTTTTCCACAGTGCAGTGCACCTCAAGACACAAACAGGGTGTTGTTCTGCACAGGCAGAGGTGGAAAGAATAAAAGTACAGTTACTGTGATTTAAATGGACTTAAGTAGGAGTAAAGTTACTGGTCTAGAAATCTACTCAGTGTAATTGATTTAGTTTATTCACAGTACTGATTGGTAACCTTTCAGACCTGAGGGGGAGGAGCTGAACTTGAACTATGATCTTTTCTCTTGTgcagtgcaaaaacaacaagataATATGGATTTCTTACCAGGTTGTTGAATTACATGCACACCTTTAATAAAGTGCAATGTAATGTGGAATCTTCCTGTCGCTATGTGATACTGACTGTCATGTGGTAGAACAAGCCAAACTACTATTCAACTAAGTACACTAAAAAATGACTTCCCTGTCAATTACAGTCACAAGAGTAAATGTAACTCTGGTTTGGAGTAAATATATACGATTGCAAGGAATGCAGATTACAGAAATAGTGCAACAAAATAGGAAATGAGTCCTCACAACTTGAACACCACTGTATCAAGTAGACTTGACCTATATGCACTTCATGATTTTGATGACGAccatatttaggatggttttgatgctgactagtactctcaagaacagctgttcatgttgttgttgatgatgatatattaactttaattataaaagaagaaaaaagctgcTCTGCCTGTCAGCAGCTGCGTCCAATCAGACGTCACAACAGCTTTGTTAATTTGCAcgtactgacgttgtttcctcctttctagatccctgcttgtgttgtacttatgctgcattcaggtgctgctcgggggggtccaagtttccgagttgggaagtcgttcttccgacttcagtgtgttcacgtgatttcagtttggaaagtctgaatagtgaattcataaaaaagtatgttaacattaacaaaacatactTTGCCTCCTATGTGATGACTATTCTGACATCAAGTCCGGAAGTTGGGCACCTAATTCTTTTttgagtttccgagttgttgttccgacttaaGCGGGTGTTCATGTGGATTTTACAgctcggaaactcgtttttcccattgtgtccgacaccacatgaatgcaccattacTCTCTGATGCTTCTCGCTCTGGATtaaagcatctgctaaatgaattgtagaatttttgggggactttttgtgcctttatacgagagacaggagagtggatagagtcggaaatcagggagagagtgagtggggaacGAGCctcaggaaaggagccacaggttggactcgaacccaggccacccgcctggaggaccacagcctccatacatgcagCGCGCGCACtgaccactgtgccaccagcgcccccatgAATTGTAGATTTGAAGATGCAAATTAGAATATTTTGCTCTGTATATAAGTGTATATGAGAAAAGAGCCTCAAAGTGGTTTCATGTTTACTAAACGTTTCTCTTTCTTGTTTCAGGGTCAGAAACGTGGCTCTACAGATGCCGGGGTCCAGACAGAGCCAGCCGtcgctgcagcagctgagaaGGCCAAATGAAACCAAAAGCAACACTAAAGTCTCCCTGTACAgactccacctctctctccttctctttctcaatcttttacctctctctctctcttatctcccTTTCCTCTCCTATCTCtaactacattttcttttctttttcttttgctacACTTAAGAAGTCATAATTCAAAAGAGCGACGTGTCTGGAAGGATTAAAGCAAGTGTGAGAAAGAGCAGGAGGTGTTTGTGGTGGAAGTCAAGAAATGGCAAGGTCGTtgagataaatatatatattttttgttatatAGATGTCTTGACAAGTATAGCGATGTGAGTGTGAaaccgttttgttttttttaagagacatTTAATGTGACTTATCTCTGTTCCCACCGCCTGACATTCTGTAAACTGGGCGTATGTTATAGACAGAACCATGCTTTGCTTTGAGCAGATTAATAtgtcaaaaacatttaagaacaCAATGttataaaggttttatttttacagaatgaacCAGAAATATCACACAGAAGGTGTCAATACAAAGGATAATATATAATGATAATGAAGAAGTACTTTAAtgtatataacatttaaatacGACGAGCACATTTCTATAACAAACTGCacttacagatttttttttttaacttgatctAAGCTCTGTGTAAAACTAAAGCACATAACATGTCATGTATTGGGCcatgtgggaaaaaaatctcAATCTTTACTGCTCTGTGGGGACCTGATTGTAAAGTGTTCACGATAACAAATGCGTCTGAAGGTGGCAGAATGGTGTCTTTGTGCAAATGTGTCCTTGTGGTACGTTTTCGCAGTTCTCATAAATCACAGTCGATTAGCTTTTAATTTGGTCGCAGCACTTTGTGTCGTGTCGTTTTCATGGAAGTGTCTtaagtcattttctgttttttggcGTATGTGCAATTAATACCGTGCTTCTGTTTGCACtataagtatgtatgtatgcataaCATCGGCTCTCTCTTGAAGACAATAAATATGTTCAACATTTGTTTG
Coding sequences within it:
- the bcas1 gene encoding breast carcinoma-amplified sequence 1 isoform X11, which translates into the protein MGNEQAKAKERAKSLKKSEKHGNGSVHGLSANITSNGLQVNGGTTSVDLLTDTTDYVVIEADSLPAPDGTPIISEVLETATKTEEVLETMDEKKEVLESMNEKKEEVLETMTEKKEEVLETLDQKKEVLEAMNEKKEEVLETMNEKKEEVLETMNEKKEEVLETMNDKKDEVLETMNEKKEALENTVQTEVKKSKEKLNLFGKMFKKKAEPPAPQPVPVEVETVQEIVTPTEDETDQKAPEETPPATDPEPETANVGQEPEPEPTPEPESSPEPESVTPDPSAEEEKAPEPETENSEPEDKQEESIPEENPVMNFFKTLVTPTKTTKKETAAPAAAAAQPPKESQPAATTTVAQVSEPPAASKGMSIPPPPPPEPPKMEIKAEPAAKPVKSSPKVEPKAAAKEPEPAKGKSAKDALSKFFRPKVLIGFKAPKGKGASSGASAKPAAGKVDPSKAGTLEAAAKPELPPPVQEEKKPPAKSAFLSFFKPKVLLDNMTTKVQAASTSGVRFLRRTTGVADSKKAAPAPAAAAAEAAAQTAKAKEEPKAAVKEAVVENKPASGDSPAGDDAANVPAKLEKRNSIHKFFKHLGQKRGSTDAGVQTEPAVAAAAEKAK
- the bcas1 gene encoding breast carcinoma-amplified sequence 1 isoform X8, with amino-acid sequence MGNEQAKAKERAKSLKKSEKHGNGSVHGLSANITSNGLQVNGGTTSVDLLTDTTDYVVIEADSLPAPDGTPIISEVLETATKTEEVLETMDEKKEVLESMNEKKEEVLETMTEKKEEVLETLDQKKEVLEAMNEKKEEVLETMNEKKEEVLETMNEKKEEVLETMNDKKDEVLETMNEKKEALENTVQTEVKKSKEKLNLFGKMFKKKAEPPAPQPVPVEVETVQEIVTPTEDETDQKAPEETPPATDPEPETANVGQEPEPEPTPEPESSPEPESVTPDPSAEEEKAPEPETENSEPEDKQEESIPEENPVMNFFKTLVTPTKTTKKETAAPAAAAAQPPKESQPAATTTVAQVSEPPAASKGMSIPPPPPPEPPKMEIKAEPAAKPVKSSPKVEPKAAAKEPEPAKGKSAKDALSKFFRPKTSKNPPEPTVEVDAQPVVEVKESPVEEPEPVVEVQETPVEVPEPVVEVQKVDPSKAGTLEAAAKPELPPPVQEEKKPPAKSAFLSFFKPKVLLDNMTTKVQAASTSGVRFLRRTTGVADSKKAAPAPAAAAAEAAAQTAKAKEEPKAAVKEAVVENKPASGDSPAGDDAANVPAKLEKRNSIHKFFKHLGQKRGSTDAGVQTEPAVAAAAEKAK
- the bcas1 gene encoding breast carcinoma-amplified sequence 1 isoform X13, with product MGNEQAKAKERAKSLKKSEKHGNGSVHGLSANITSNGLQVNGGTTSVDLLTDTTDYVVIEADSLPAPDGTPIISEVLETATKTEEVLETMDEKKEVLESMNEKKEEVLETMTEKKEEVLETLDQKKEVLEAMNEKKEEVLETMNEKKEEVLETMNEKKEEVLETMNDKKDEVLETMNEKKEALENTVQTEVKKSKEKLNLFGKMFKKKAEPPAPQPVPVEVETVQEIVTPTEDETDQKAPEETPPATDPEPETANVGQEPEPEPTPEPESSPEPESVTPDPSAEEEKAPEPETENSEPEDKQEESIPEENPVMNFFKTLVTPTKTTKKETAAPAAAAAQPPKESQPAATTTVAQVSEPPAASKGMSIPPPPPPEPPKMEIKAEPAAKPVKSSPKVEPKAAAKEPEPAKGKSAKDALSKFFRPKVLIGFKAPKGKGASSGASAKPAAGKVDPSKAGTLEAAAKPELPPPVQEEKKPPAKSAFLSFFKPKADSKKAAPAPAAAAAEAAAQTAKAKEEPKAAVKEAVVENKPASGDSPAGDDAANVPAKLEKRNSIHKFFKHLGQKRGSTDAGVQTEPAVAAAAEKAK
- the bcas1 gene encoding breast carcinoma-amplified sequence 1 isoform X6 translates to MGNEQAKAKERAKSLKKSEKHGNGSVHGLSANITSNGLQVNGGTTSVDLLTDTTDYVVIEADSLPAPDGTPIISEVLETATKTEEVLETMDEKKEVLESMNEKKEEVLETMTEKKEEVLETLDQKKEVLEAMNEKKEEVLETMNEKKEEVLETMNEKKEEVLETMNDKKDEVLETMNEKKEALENTVQTEVKKSKEKLNLFGKMFKKKAEPPAPQPVPVEVETVQEIVTPTEDETDQKAPEETPPATDPEPETANVGQEPEPEPTPEPESSPEPESVTPDPSAEEEKAPEPETENSEPEDKQEESIPEENPVMNFFKTLVTPTKTTKKETAAPAAAAAQPPKESQPAATTTVAQVSEPPAASKGMSIPPPPPPEPPKMEIKAEPAAKPVKSSPKVEPKAAAKEPEPAKGKSAKDALSKFFRPKTSKNPPEPTVEVDAQPVVEVKESPVEEPEPVVEVQETPVEVPEPVVEVQSENIFEPPETAEEAAQPAVEDSQQIVEDVEVPQAEVETEKVDPSKAGTLEAAAKPELPPPVQEEKKPPAKSAFLSFFKPKADSKKAAPAPAAAAAEAAAQTAKAKEEPKAAVKEAVVENKPASGDSPAGDDAANVPAKLEKRNSIHKFFKHLGQKRGSTDAGVQTEPAVAAAAEKAK
- the bcas1 gene encoding breast carcinoma-amplified sequence 1 isoform X5 encodes the protein MGNEQAKAKERAKSLKKSEKHGNGSVHGLSANITSNGLQVNGGTTSVDLLTDTTDYVVIEADSLPAPDGTPIISEVLETATKTEEVLETMDEKKEVLESMNEKKEEVLETMTEKKEEVLETLDQKKEVLEAMNEKKEEVLETMNEKKEEVLETMNEKKEEVLETMNDKKDEVLETMNEKKEALENTVQTEVKKSKEKLNLFGKMFKKKAEPPAPQPVPVEVETVQEIVTPTEDETDQKAPEETPPATDPEPETANVGQEPEPEPTPEPESSPEPESVTPDPSAEEEKAPEPETENSEPEDKQEESIPEENPVMNFFKTLVTPTKTTKKETAAPAAAAAQPPKESQPAATTTVAQVSEPPAASKGMSIPPPPPPEPPKMEIKAEPAAKPVKSSPKVEPKAAAKEPEPAKGKSAKDALSKFFRPKTSKNPPEPTVEVDAQPVVEVKESPVEEPEPVVEVQETPVEVPEPVVEVQSENIFEPPETAEEAAQPAVEDSQQKVDPSKAGTLEAAAKPELPPPVQEEKKPPAKSAFLSFFKPKVLLDNMTTKVQAASTSGVRFLRRTTGVADSKKAAPAPAAAAAEAAAQTAKAKEEPKAAVKEAVVENKPASGDSPAGDDAANVPAKLEKRNSIHKFFKHLGQKRGSTDAGVQTEPAVAAAAEKAK